In Sphingobacterium sp. SRCM116780, the genomic stretch CACGACTCTATATATTACGTTGAAAACTTACATGCATAAATAATTATATTTCAATGAAAAAAACAATTGCATTAATCGCTCATGATGGTAAAAAACCAGAAATGGTTGCTTTTGTAAAAGATCATATCGAGTTTCTTAAAAAAGCACATTTAGTGGCTACTGGTACTACGGGATCCTATGTAAAACAAACAGGATTGGAAGTTGAACTAAAGTTGAGTGGTCCTATGGGAGGTGATGCACAAATTGCCGCGCTTACAGCAGAACGAAAAATAGACGGTATCATATTTTTTAGAGATCCTTTAGGTAAGCATGCCCACGAACCAGATATCCAAATGTTGATGCGTGTCTGTGACTTGTATAATGTTCCCTTAGC encodes the following:
- a CDS encoding methylglyoxal synthase, which gives rise to MKKTIALIAHDGKKPEMVAFVKDHIEFLKKAHLVATGTTGSYVKQTGLEVELKLSGPMGGDAQIAALTAERKIDGIIFFRDPLGKHAHEPDIQMLMRVCDLYNVPLATNPATGSLIIEGILEDE